A DNA window from Oryzias latipes chromosome 5, ASM223467v1 contains the following coding sequences:
- the LOC101155422 gene encoding high mobility group protein HMGI-C isoform X2: protein MSDTGTKEHSPEPSTAQSTEEPKRRGRGRPRKQQQEPVGPPTPKRPRGRPKGSKDKGPRTALKKVEPVGERRPRGRPRKWPRKVAAEVSEKEQGPSEEVKEDPSTSQVPAQEGGE, encoded by the exons ATGAGTGACACTGGGACCAAAGAGCATTCTCCTGAGCCGAGCACTGCCCAGTCCACCGAAGAGCCCAAGCGCAGGGGCAGGGGTCGACCGcggaagcagcagcag GAACCTGTGGGACCACCAACTCCAAAGCGACCGCGAGGGCGACCCAAAGGCAGCAAAGATAAAGGCCCCAGAACTGCACTGAAG AAAGTTGAGCCTGTTGGGGAACGGCGACCACGAGGACGGCCAAGAAAATGG CCTCGGAAAGTCGCTGCCGAAGTGTCTGAAAAGGAGCAG GGGCCTTCAGAGGAGGTCAAGGAAGATCCCTCAACATCTCAGGTGCCTGCGCAGGAGGGAGGGGAGTAG
- the c5h3orf18 gene encoding uncharacterized protein C3orf18 homolog isoform X2 — MAANATLTTGSFLSTTATNTTLALELPTSSGARDNITSRTLMTVTITTNETSLNTTALPEVVIEGSGVGMLLVPFGIITVIGLAVAIMLYVRKRKRLEKLRHQLMPMYNFDPAEEQDDLLEQELLDHGREGSLTGPNAKF; from the exons ATGGCAGCAAATGCTACTCTCACAACCGGGAGCTTTCTTTCTACGACTGCCACAAACACCACCCTGGCTCTGGAGCTCCCAACAAGCTCCGGAGCCAGGGACAACATCACTTCCAGAACATTGATGACTGTTACTATAACAACCAATGAGACCAGCCTGAACACCACAGCGCTTCCAGAGGTGGTGATTGAAGGCTCGGGCGTCGGTATGCTGCTTGTACCTTTCGGCATCATCACAGTGATTGGCTTAGCAGTGGCAATA aTGCTGTATGTTCGGAAACGAAAGCG GTTGGAAAAATTAAGACACCAGCTTATGCCGATGTACAACTTTGACCCTGCTGAAGAACAGGATGACCTGCTGGAACAGGAATTACTGGATCACGGCCGGGAAGGAAGCCTCACAGGTCCCAATGCCAAG ttTTGA
- the LOC101155422 gene encoding high mobility group protein HMGI-C isoform X1: MSKVQPIGQMHSDFHLPPCFHQKIIHMWPQHLLKTLLGFVFSPPEALEAAAPGFDAHTLKSCWTDKGMSDTGTKEHSPEPSTAQSTEEPKRRGRGRPRKQQQEPVGPPTPKRPRGRPKGSKDKGPRTALKKVEPVGERRPRGRPRKWPRKVAAEVSEKEQGPSEEVKEDPSTSQVPAQEGGE; encoded by the exons ATGTCCAAAGTCCAGCCCATTGGCCAAATGCATTCAGATTTCCACCTGCCTCCCTGCTTCCATCAGAAAATCATTCATATGTGGCCCCAGCACCTTCTGAAAACT CTCCTaggatttgttttttcccctcctgaAGCCCTCGAGGCCGCAGCTCCAGGCTTTGATGCCCACACTCTTAAAAGCTGTTGGACAGACAAAGGCATGAGTGACACTGGGACCAAAGAGCATTCTCCTGAGCCGAGCACTGCCCAGTCCACCGAAGAGCCCAAGCGCAGGGGCAGGGGTCGACCGcggaagcagcagcag GAACCTGTGGGACCACCAACTCCAAAGCGACCGCGAGGGCGACCCAAAGGCAGCAAAGATAAAGGCCCCAGAACTGCACTGAAG AAAGTTGAGCCTGTTGGGGAACGGCGACCACGAGGACGGCCAAGAAAATGG CCTCGGAAAGTCGCTGCCGAAGTGTCTGAAAAGGAGCAG GGGCCTTCAGAGGAGGTCAAGGAAGATCCCTCAACATCTCAGGTGCCTGCGCAGGAGGGAGGGGAGTAG
- the c5h3orf18 gene encoding uncharacterized protein C3orf18 homolog isoform X1 has translation MAANATLTTGSFLSTTATNTTLALELPTSSGARDNITSRTLMTVTITTNETSLNTTALPEVVIEGSGVGMLLVPFGIITVIGLAVAIMLYVRKRKRLEKLRHQLMPMYNFDPAEEQDDLLEQELLDHGREGSLTGPNAKTLTTSQGTTQRPSRLVFTDVAKALNA, from the exons ATGGCAGCAAATGCTACTCTCACAACCGGGAGCTTTCTTTCTACGACTGCCACAAACACCACCCTGGCTCTGGAGCTCCCAACAAGCTCCGGAGCCAGGGACAACATCACTTCCAGAACATTGATGACTGTTACTATAACAACCAATGAGACCAGCCTGAACACCACAGCGCTTCCAGAGGTGGTGATTGAAGGCTCGGGCGTCGGTATGCTGCTTGTACCTTTCGGCATCATCACAGTGATTGGCTTAGCAGTGGCAATA aTGCTGTATGTTCGGAAACGAAAGCG GTTGGAAAAATTAAGACACCAGCTTATGCCGATGTACAACTTTGACCCTGCTGAAGAACAGGATGACCTGCTGGAACAGGAATTACTGGATCACGGCCGGGAAGGAAGCCTCACAGGTCCCAATGCCAAG ACTCTTACAACCTCTCAAGGGACAACACAGCGACCGAGTCGCCTGGTCTTCACAGACGTAGCCAAAGCTCTCAACGCTTAG